The Denticeps clupeoides chromosome 5, fDenClu1.1, whole genome shotgun sequence genome includes a region encoding these proteins:
- the sall3a gene encoding sal-like protein 3 — protein MSRRKQAKPQHLKSDEDPAILGVLSEHVPGEALDDADSGNESRSGSEETHVCEKCCAEFFKWSDFCEHLKSCTKNPLVLIVNENEATPDPSQEYPVQPSPVPSCPSDAADSEDAGEGGHTPAEGDEGGEMMLDRGAGLEKEDEPMDVELSPEKPVDLEDQDASPNPDTPLPHVDDAVQPSGTNYSMPSTNVTLETLHSTRVAVAQFSQSFRGTVAGGVSAMAIPMILDQLMALQQQQIHQLQLIEQIRNQVALMNRQPSSQPALSHHTPHHSTVTGSQGSPSSCISAVPSQLQLHSFITPPVHQMPLRVPPTLNGQGHSSLTSALEGTHSHVPQPGSQLVNSGLSSITSTSAAFPPSSGNVVSSLLPPSSGTTTNAISSTSSSGNSGAGGGISSSIALPRNSSSPPTLTHGSLLSSSSSLPLIPHSSSSSVIFPNPLASIAATANALDPLSALMKHRKGKPPNVSVFDTKPSSEDPFFKHKCRFCAKVFGSDSALQIHLRSHTGERPFKCNICGNRFSTKGNLKVHFQRHKEKYPHIQMNPYPVPEYLDNVPTSSGIPYGMSLPPEKPVTTWLDSKPVLPTIPTSIGLQLPPTIPSMIGGYGDSPSLTPLSRSPQRPSPPSSECASLSPNLLSAETGVSLSSESPQPNMANDGPPILKPEGVHLPPNCTAKPGESAATTSVTQVVISATVTTTTSQSSESLTQPTSSSHPALPMISDQFKAKFPFGGLLDSMQTSETSKLQQLVENIDKKMTDPNQCVICHRVLSCQSALKMHYRIHTGERPFKCKICGRAFTTKGNLKTHFGVHRSKPPLRVQHSCPICQKKFTNAVVLQQHIRMHMGGQIPNTPMSDGFQDMDTDLTFDEKSLDAMSNYDDDLIDEMEQAMDDEVDLKDGEIDPSKPLLTFSSTSPGGSPPTSVISSIAALENQMKMIDSTVNMTRSFELKATENGCGFGGENDCFPNDFSSAVGDVDNVGSPALSESSGSMQALSPAHSQSGSHHSKSPGALNNTSIQSEEAREANGDTSMVKSEKSDTPSPASVAENNGALDLTATQPARPFIKEENQFSMLFLGRDRGLSAPMLTTAPGMIKIEMNGHSKPSSLSDLPVGIQVPAAAPQTAMSPSLTPMLAPPPPRRTPKQHNCHSCGKNFSSASALQIHERTHTGEKPFGCSICGRAFTTKGNLKVHMGTHMWNNAPARRGRRLSVENPMALLGGDAMKFSEMFQKDLAARAMNVDPGFWNQYAAAITNGLAMKNNEISVIQNGGIPQLPVSLGGGGIPSLGGMTGAMSGGMDRARTGGSPPMTGLEKASLEVGAGRPFSRFIEDNKEIGIN, from the exons atgtccCGCCGCAAGCAAGCCAAGCCGCAGCACCTCAAGTCGGACGAGGACCCCGCGATCCTCGGGGTGCTCTCCGAACACG tCCCAGGTGAGGCCCTGGATGATGCAGACAGTGGAAATGAGAGCCGCAGTGGGAGTGAGGAGACCCATGTGTGTGAGAAGTGTTGTGCCGAGTTCTTCAAGTGGTCTGACTTTTGTGAACACTTGAAGAGCTGCACCAAAAACCCCCTGGTGCTCATTGTAAATGAGAATGAGGCGACCCCGGACCCCTCACAGGAGTACCCAGTTCAACCCTCCCCTGTACCCAGCTGCCCCAGCGACGCAGCAGACAGTGAGGATGCTGGAGAGGGTGGCCACACCCCTGCAGAGGGTGATGAAGGAGGGGAGATGATGCTGGACAGAGGTGCTGGGCTCGAGAAGGAGGATGAACCCATGGATGTGGAGCTGTCTCCGGAAAAGCCAGTGGACCTAGAGGACCAGGATGCCTCGCCTAATCCAGACACACCCCTACCTCACGTTGATGATGCTGTCCAGCCCTCAGGGACAAACTACAGCATGCCGAGCACTAATGTCACCCTGGAGACTCTGCACAGCACCCGTGTGGCTGTAGCCCAGTTCTCCCAGAGCTTCCGTGGGACTGTGGCTGGAGGTGTGTCTGCCATGGCCATCCCCATGATCCTGGATCAGCTGATGGCCTTACAACAGCAGCAGATCCACCAGCTTCAGCTTATTGAGCAGATTCGCAATCAAGTGGCTCTGATGAACAGGCAGCCCTCAAGCCAGCCAGCCCTGAGCCACCACACCCCTCACCACAGCACTGTCACTGGATCCCAGGGCTCCCCTTCTTCCTGTATCTCAGCTGTTCCAAGCCAGCTGCAGCTTCACAGCTTCATCACACCTCCTGTCCATCAGATGCCTCTTAGGGTGCCCCCTACTTTAAATGGGCAGGGCCACAGCTCCCTGACGTCCGCTCTCGAGGGAACCCACTCACACGTCCCACAGCCTGGAAGCCAGCTTGTCAACTCTGGACTGTCCAGCATCACTTCCACAAGCGCCGCCTTCCCCCCATCCAGTGGCAACGTGGTGTCCTCACTGCTGCCGCCCAGCTCTGGCACCACCACAAATGCcatcagcagcaccagcagtAGTGGCAACAGTGGGGCAGGAGgtggcatcagcagcagcatcgcACTGCCCAGGAACTCCTCCAGCCCTCCGACCCTGACCCATGGCAGCCTCCTGAGCTCATCCTCCAGTCTGCCACTGATACCTCACAGCTCCTCAAGCAGTGTCATTTTCCCCAACCCCCTGGCCAGCATCGCTGCCACGGCCAATGCACTCGACCCGCTGTCAGCCCTTATGAAACATCGAAAGGGCAAACCGCCCAACGTGTCGGTGTTCGACACCAAGCCCAGCTCTGAGGACCCCTTTTTCAAGCATAAGTGCAGATTTTGCGCCAAGGTGTTTGGCAGTGACAGCGCCCTGCAGATTCACCTCCGCTCTCATACTGGCGAAAGGCCCTTCAAGTGCAACATATGCGGCAACCGCTTCTCAACGAAGGGGAACCTCAAGGTTCACTTCCAGAGGCACAAAGAGAAATACCCCCACATTCAAATGAACCCTTACCCAGTGCCAGAATACCTGGACAATGTGCCCACCAGCTCAGGCATTCCATATGGCATGTCGCTGCCCCCAGAGAAGCCTGTGACCACATGGCTTGACAGCAAACCAGTCCTGCCCACGATACCAACTTCAATTGGTCTCCAGCTGCCCCCAACAATTCCTAGCATGATCGGAGGCTACGGTGACTCCCCAAGCCTCACTCCTTTAAGCAGGTCACCTCAGAGGCCATCACCACCGTCAAGCGAGTgtgcatctctctctccaaatcTGCTCAGCGCTGAGACCGGTGTGTCTCTCTCTTCAGAGTCACCGCAGCCCAATATGGCAAATGACGGACCTCCCATCCTGAAACCAGAGGGCGTCCACCTGCCCCCAAACTGCACCGCAAAGCCAGGGGAGAGTGCAGCTACCACCTCTGTGACTCAAGTGGTCATTTCAGCTActgtcaccacaaccaccagtCAAAGTTCAGAGTCTCTGACCCAACCCACTTCAAGCTCTCATCCTGCCCTTCCTATGATCTCTGATCAGTTCAAGGCCAAGTTCCCTTTTGGTGGCCTTCTGGACTCTATGCAAACCTCTGAAACCTCAAAATTGCAACAACTGGTAGAGAATATTGACAAGAAGATGACAGATCCCAACCAGTGTGTCATTTGCCACCGTGTGTTGAGCTGTCAGAGTGCCCTGAAGATGCACTACCgtatccatactggagagaggcCCTTTAAATGCAAGATATGTGGCCGAGCATTCACTACAAAGGGCAACCTTAAAACACACTTTGGGGTCCACAGGTCTAAACCACCACTTCGGGTTCAGCACTCCTGCCCTATCTGCCAGAAGAAATTCACTAATGCCGTGGTGCTGCAGCAGCATATCCGTATGCACATGGGGGGACAAATCCCCAATACTCCCATGTCTGATGGATTTCAGGACATGGACACAGACTTGACCTTTGATGAGAAGAGCTTAGATGCCATGAGCAACTATGATGATGATCTTATCGATGAAATGGAGCAGGCAATGGATGACGAAGTGGATTTGAAAGATGGAGAAATTGACCCATCTAAACCCCTCCTCACCTTTTCATCAACATCTCCTGGAGGTTCCCCTCCCACTTCAGTCATCTCCAGCATAGCCGCCCTGGAAAACCAGATGAAGATGATTGACTCCACAGTGAACATGACACGCTCCTTTGAACTGAAGGCCACAGAGAATGGCTGTGGATTTGGAGGTGAGAACGACTGCTTTCCAAATGACTTTTCATCTGCAGTTGGGGATGTAGACAATGTGGGCAGCCCAGCTCTGTCTGAGTCATCAGGCTCCATGCAGGCCTTGTCTCCTGCTCACAGCCAGTCTGGAAGTCACCACTCCAAGTCTCCAGGAGCACTGAACAACACCAGTATCCAATCAGAAGAAGCCAGAGAAGCTAATGGTGACACATCCATGGTTAAGTCTGAAAAATCTGACACTCCTTCCCCAGCATCAGTGGCAGAAAACAACGGAGCTCTTGACCTGACTGCAACCCAGCCTGCAAGACCTTTCATCAAAGAGGAGAACCAGTTCAGCATGCTTTTCCTAGGCAGGGACAGAG GTCTAAGTGCTCCTATGCTCACCACTGCACCAGGCATGATCAAGATTGAGATGAATGGACACAGCAAACCATCCTCCTTAAGTGACTTGCCAGTGGGCATCCAGGTGCCAGCGGCTGCTCCGCAGACAGCAATGAGCCCCAGTCTCACACCCATGTTGGCACCGCCACCACCTCGCCGCACCCCAAAGCAGCACAACTGCCACTCATGTGGTAAAAACTTCTCTTCCGCCAGTGCTCTGCAGATCCATGAACGCACTCACACTGGCGAAAAGCCCTTCGGCTGCTCCATCTGTGGCAGAGCATTCACCACGAAGGGAAACTTAAAg GTGCATATGGGCACCCATATGTGGAACAATGCCCCAGCCAGGCGGGGTCGCCGTCTCTCGGTGGAAAACCCAATGGCATTGCTTGGAGGAGATGCCATGAAGTTCAGCGAGATGTTCCAGAAGGACCTGGCAGCACGTGCCATGAATGTGGACCCTGGCTTCTGGAACCAGTATGCTGCTGCCATCACCAATGGTTTGGCTATGAAGAACAACGAAATCTCCGTCATTCAGAATGGCGGTATCCCCCAGTTGCCTGTTAGCTTAGGTGGTGGCGGCATCCCTTCTCTCGGGGGAATGACCGGAGCCATGTCAGGAGGCATGGATCGGGCACGAACCGGAGGGAGCCCTCCCATGACGGGGCTGGAGAAGGCCAGCCTTGAAGTAGGGGCTGGACGGCCCTTTTCGAGATTTATTGAGGACAATAAAGAGATTGGGATCAATTAA